Proteins from a genomic interval of Dasania marina DSM 21967:
- the putA gene encoding bifunctional proline dehydrogenase/L-glutamate gamma-semialdehyde dehydrogenase PutA: MQLPSTIDTSNALRNRIRQYYRYDEALVVTDLLPLATLTSPAQQRVNQQALTLAQQVRLAAQKGGHIQNLLNQYSLSTNEGIVLMCLAEALLRVPDSISADRLIRDKLCSGDWHAHLGKSASFFVNASAWGLLLSGQVVRFKADDQQQHFNTLQNTVARLGEPVIRLAMRQAMGIMGNQFVLGRTIAEASKRAAKLEAKGYRYSYDMLGEAARTMADADNYFKAYQTAIEHIGATTKGRDIYKSAGISVKLSAIHPRYELLKSDRVMDELVSRLKALAIMAKDCDIGFTIDAEEADRLDISLDVIEAVFTAPELAGWEGFGLVVQAYQKRALPVLQWVIDLSKRTGKKMMLRLVKGAYWDSEIKIAQVDGLDGYPVFTRKAATDVSYQACAGLLLDNRDAIYPQFATHNAYSVAYILERASQGKNGSLSGFEFQRLHGMGDGLYDDIISQIPVRNYAPVGEHKSLLAYLVRRLLENGANSSFVNSIVDDEVPLSSLVQDPITKVRSWSQIPNPHIPLPINLYGDERSNSHGIDLSDIPRLQSLANNSQEWAQQHSKTAADFNLADESLAVSSSPTDTRNFLGAVPRSSSQQLSLALDQATTVYQQWSKVAVAERANCLERLADKLEQHMDEFIALCTFEAGKIAADGVAEVREAVDFCRYYAVQARKACGPHPQWGEHGQLQSRGVVLCISPWNFPLAIFLGQVTAALAAGNTVLAKPADTTCLIAARAIALMAECGFPDNVVQLIVTPGPQVGKLLLPDPRIAAVMFTGSTGVGEWIAHKLAERSGPRIPLIAETGGQNCMIVDSTALPEQVVDDVIASGFQSAGQRCSALRVLFLQEEIADDIIEMIIGAMQELHIGDPNNLHTDIGPVIDNKALSALQQHDHYLQSDAVKDKAKLLYQCELSDECQHGTFFAPRLYQIDSINVLQQEVFGPVVHVVRYQANQFEQALADINSTGFGLTAGIHSRIQSSAEKAVKHINAGNIYINRNTIGAIVGVQPFGGHGLSGTGPKAGGPAYVYRLTQQAAENTSANDNTAPNLSALAVGAQQQENQNFLMLASNSINTASDTVSQRAEKVRHLIDLLLADNPLNLSPLFSQHINVMAEEALANQAQAITLPGPTGELNQLHIEKRGNLLCLQLGDHYLEDGLRQVAAAILCGNRVVQLSDNAFDISPYIQQAGLQGFYQRDSVNSEQQLLALLLAPHCHGVAVAGSAALQQHVDTLLSQRSGALLPLISERHGPNMMQRFVLEKVVSNNTTASGGNASLLAMSDD; encoded by the coding sequence ATGCAACTGCCCAGCACTATCGACACCAGCAACGCGCTACGCAACCGCATACGCCAGTATTATCGCTACGATGAAGCCCTGGTAGTCACTGACTTACTGCCACTAGCTACGCTTACTAGCCCCGCGCAGCAGCGCGTTAATCAACAGGCATTAACCCTAGCCCAGCAGGTGCGTCTGGCTGCCCAAAAAGGCGGCCACATACAAAACCTGCTCAATCAATATTCGCTCTCCACTAACGAGGGCATAGTTTTAATGTGCCTAGCCGAAGCCTTGCTGCGGGTGCCCGATAGCATCAGCGCTGACCGCCTAATACGCGACAAACTGTGCAGCGGTGATTGGCACGCTCACCTAGGCAAAAGTGCCTCCTTTTTTGTTAATGCCTCCGCCTGGGGTTTATTACTATCGGGCCAAGTGGTGCGCTTTAAAGCTGATGATCAACAACAGCATTTCAATACCCTGCAAAATACAGTAGCAAGACTGGGTGAGCCGGTAATACGGCTAGCTATGCGTCAGGCCATGGGTATTATGGGCAACCAATTTGTGCTGGGTCGTACTATTGCCGAAGCCAGCAAACGCGCCGCCAAACTAGAGGCCAAGGGCTATCGCTACTCCTATGACATGCTGGGTGAAGCGGCCCGCACCATGGCCGATGCCGACAACTATTTTAAAGCCTACCAAACCGCCATTGAGCATATAGGAGCCACCACTAAGGGCCGCGATATTTACAAGAGCGCCGGCATCTCAGTAAAACTCTCAGCTATACACCCCCGTTATGAGTTGTTAAAAAGCGATCGGGTCATGGACGAGTTAGTTAGCCGCCTTAAAGCCTTGGCCATAATGGCAAAAGACTGCGACATAGGTTTTACCATTGATGCCGAAGAGGCCGACCGCTTAGATATTTCACTGGATGTTATTGAAGCCGTATTCACCGCGCCCGAGCTAGCTGGCTGGGAAGGTTTTGGATTAGTGGTGCAGGCTTACCAAAAACGCGCCCTGCCGGTATTGCAGTGGGTAATAGACCTAAGCAAAAGAACCGGCAAAAAAATGATGCTGCGTTTAGTTAAAGGCGCTTATTGGGACAGCGAAATAAAAATCGCGCAAGTCGATGGCCTAGATGGCTACCCGGTGTTTACCCGCAAAGCCGCTACCGATGTAAGCTACCAAGCCTGCGCCGGCTTATTGCTGGATAACCGCGATGCAATCTACCCCCAGTTTGCCACGCACAACGCCTACTCGGTGGCCTATATTTTAGAGCGCGCCTCACAAGGCAAAAACGGCAGCTTAAGTGGTTTTGAATTTCAGCGCCTGCACGGCATGGGCGATGGCCTATACGACGATATTATCAGCCAGATACCTGTACGCAACTACGCCCCGGTAGGCGAACACAAAAGCCTGCTCGCCTACTTAGTGCGCCGCCTGTTAGAAAACGGTGCAAACTCCTCGTTTGTAAACAGTATTGTCGACGACGAGGTGCCATTAAGCTCGCTGGTACAAGACCCCATAACCAAAGTACGCAGCTGGTCGCAAATCCCCAACCCCCATATTCCTTTGCCCATAAACTTATATGGCGACGAGCGTAGCAACTCCCACGGTATTGATTTAAGCGATATACCACGCCTGCAAAGCTTGGCCAACAACAGCCAAGAGTGGGCGCAGCAACATAGTAAAACCGCCGCTGACTTCAACCTCGCAGATGAGTCTTTAGCGGTATCAAGCAGCCCCACGGATACACGTAATTTTTTAGGCGCCGTGCCGCGCAGCTCGTCCCAGCAGCTAAGCCTAGCGTTAGATCAAGCCACCACCGTGTATCAACAATGGTCCAAGGTTGCCGTGGCCGAACGCGCCAACTGCCTAGAGCGCTTGGCCGATAAACTAGAACAGCACATGGATGAGTTTATCGCCCTGTGTACTTTTGAAGCGGGCAAGATAGCTGCCGATGGCGTAGCCGAGGTGCGCGAGGCGGTAGATTTTTGTCGCTACTATGCTGTGCAGGCTCGTAAAGCCTGTGGCCCCCATCCACAATGGGGCGAACACGGCCAGCTGCAGTCACGTGGCGTAGTGCTGTGCATCAGCCCTTGGAATTTTCCACTGGCGATTTTCTTAGGCCAAGTCACCGCCGCCTTAGCCGCGGGTAATACCGTGCTGGCCAAACCTGCCGACACTACGTGCTTAATCGCCGCCCGCGCCATAGCACTCATGGCCGAGTGTGGCTTCCCCGATAATGTGGTGCAGCTCATCGTCACGCCTGGCCCACAAGTCGGCAAACTATTACTACCCGACCCGCGTATAGCCGCCGTCATGTTTACCGGCTCTACCGGTGTAGGCGAATGGATAGCCCATAAGCTGGCCGAACGCAGCGGCCCACGCATACCCTTAATCGCCGAAACCGGCGGCCAAAACTGCATGATAGTGGACTCCACCGCTTTACCCGAACAAGTGGTAGACGACGTTATCGCCTCTGGTTTTCAAAGTGCTGGCCAACGCTGCTCGGCCTTGCGGGTATTATTTTTACAGGAAGAAATCGCCGACGACATTATCGAAATGATTATCGGTGCCATGCAAGAGCTACACATAGGCGACCCCAATAATTTGCACACCGACATAGGCCCGGTTATCGATAACAAAGCCTTATCGGCCTTACAACAACACGATCACTATTTACAAAGCGATGCCGTCAAAGACAAAGCCAAATTACTGTATCAATGCGAGCTTAGCGACGAATGCCAACACGGTACTTTTTTTGCGCCACGACTTTACCAAATAGATAGCATCAATGTATTACAGCAAGAAGTGTTTGGCCCAGTTGTGCATGTAGTGCGCTACCAAGCCAATCAATTTGAACAAGCCTTGGCCGATATTAACAGCACCGGTTTTGGTTTAACTGCAGGTATACACAGCCGCATACAAAGCAGCGCCGAAAAAGCGGTTAAGCATATTAACGCCGGTAATATTTATATTAACCGTAATACCATAGGTGCCATCGTAGGGGTGCAACCCTTTGGTGGCCACGGCCTATCAGGCACCGGGCCCAAAGCTGGCGGCCCGGCTTATGTTTATCGCTTAACTCAACAAGCTGCTGAGAATACTAGCGCTAACGATAATACCGCGCCTAACTTATCGGCCTTAGCTGTAGGTGCTCAGCAACAAGAAAACCAAAACTTTTTAATGCTAGCGTCAAACAGCATCAACACAGCTAGTGATACCGTTAGCCAGCGCGCAGAAAAAGTTCGCCACTTAATAGATTTATTACTGGCCGATAACCCCTTAAATTTATCGCCGCTATTTAGCCAGCATATCAATGTTATGGCCGAAGAGGCGCTAGCTAACCAAGCACAGGCTATCACCCTGCCTGGCCCTACTGGTGAACTCAACCAACTGCACATAGAAAAGCGCGGCAATTTACTGTGCCTGCAATTGGGCGATCACTATTTAGAAGATGGGCTACGCCAAGTTGCTGCCGCCATTTTATGCGGTAACCGTGTTGTGCAGCTTAGTGATAATGCTTTCGACATTAGCCCCTATATACAACAAGCGGGCCTGCAAGGGTTTTACCAGCGCGACAGTGTTAACAGCGAGCAACAACTACTGGCATTGCTATTAGCACCACACTGCCACGGCGTGGCTGTTGCGGGCTCAGCAGCGTTGCAACAACATGTCGATACGCTATTAAGCCAACGCAGCGGTGCCTTACTGCCTTTAATTAGCGAACGCCATGGCCCCAATATGATGCAGCGCTTTGTATTGGAAAAAGTTGTGTCTAACAACACCACAGCATCAGGTGGCAACGCCTCCTTATTAGCCATGAGTGATGATTAA
- a CDS encoding Lrp/AsnC ligand binding domain-containing protein has product MSKTEKQLDRIDQKILDTLQRNGKIANCDLAELVHLSPSPCLERVRRLEKRGYIKEYVAHLNPELLDAALVAYIEVSLKRTATEDLNKFNQKMRDLDEVVECVMVAGGFDYLIKIRTENMQSYRHFLGEKLAAIEGVAQTHTYAVMEEVKSTHIIPVVKPGARKL; this is encoded by the coding sequence ATGAGTAAAACCGAAAAACAACTAGATCGCATCGATCAAAAAATTCTTGATACCTTGCAACGCAACGGCAAAATCGCCAATTGTGACTTAGCGGAGTTAGTACACCTTAGCCCTTCGCCCTGTTTAGAGCGGGTTAGGCGCTTAGAAAAACGCGGCTATATTAAAGAGTACGTGGCCCACCTTAACCCCGAGTTATTAGATGCCGCCTTGGTGGCGTATATAGAAGTGTCATTAAAACGCACCGCCACCGAAGACTTAAACAAATTTAATCAGAAAATGCGCGACTTGGATGAAGTGGTGGAGTGTGTGATGGTGGCCGGTGGTTTTGATTATTTAATTAAAATACGCACCGAAAACATGCAAAGCTATAGACATTTTTTAGGCGAAAAACTGGCCGCCATAGAGGGGGTAGCGCAAACCCATACCTATGCGGTAATGGAAGAGGTGAAGTCCACCCATATTATTCCGGTGGTGAAACCTGGGGCGAGAAAGTTGTAG
- a CDS encoding DUF4062 domain-containing protein, which produces MKSTKYQVFLSSTYSDLADERENIIKAILEMYHIPIGMEMFSAEDEDQWEIIRRTIEVSDYYILVLGLRYGSKTSDGISFTQKEYEYALEKKIPILAFVMNDTVSLSKDKRDDDLSDINKFRELVLTNSKMAQFWETKDQLIKSVSISLMKQIMQKPGVGWIRGDSANADEALSKELSALSKENRALRERVVELESKISLKAPAIEIDIKQPVIDDNFFSYKKEVIPNALDIKDVDAHLLEYISKDDIEKYNNAIPSQGEVDEYNRECEKVFKIKNYSIPLVIEVFNSGTTKAKNVYIDIEFSEGLSIYENEEEHSEPKSPIPFNPLVRAQSDYREQNSALSRLHSQLGIGSTFAQLSKINPAFNAKLLRPINQKWWAKLDGQKITVKIESLLHTRRMIFDDEYMIAPLKSGKHTIDIRVICEEYEEIETKCIEFEV; this is translated from the coding sequence TTGAAGTCAACAAAGTATCAAGTGTTTTTGAGTTCAACTTACTCTGATTTAGCAGATGAAAGAGAAAACATCATTAAAGCTATTTTAGAGATGTACCACATACCAATCGGTATGGAGATGTTCAGTGCTGAAGATGAAGATCAATGGGAAATAATACGAAGAACCATTGAAGTGAGCGATTATTACATTCTCGTATTAGGCTTGAGATATGGATCGAAAACATCAGATGGTATTAGCTTTACTCAGAAAGAATACGAGTATGCTTTAGAGAAAAAGATACCAATTCTTGCTTTTGTAATGAATGACACGGTTTCCTTGTCAAAGGACAAAAGAGATGATGACCTATCTGATATTAATAAGTTTAGAGAGTTGGTGTTAACGAACTCAAAAATGGCACAATTTTGGGAGACAAAGGATCAACTCATTAAAAGTGTCTCAATTTCGCTGATGAAACAAATCATGCAGAAGCCTGGGGTAGGATGGATTAGAGGAGATAGTGCTAACGCCGACGAAGCTCTTTCAAAGGAGTTGTCTGCTCTGAGCAAAGAAAATAGAGCGCTAAGAGAACGAGTAGTAGAGCTTGAGTCAAAGATTTCGTTAAAAGCCCCTGCAATAGAGATAGATATAAAGCAGCCAGTTATTGATGACAATTTTTTTTCGTATAAAAAGGAAGTAATTCCTAACGCATTGGACATTAAAGACGTAGATGCTCATTTATTAGAGTACATTTCAAAGGACGATATAGAGAAATACAATAACGCCATCCCAAGCCAGGGAGAGGTAGATGAATACAATCGTGAATGTGAAAAGGTTTTTAAAATAAAAAACTATTCCATCCCGCTAGTAATTGAGGTTTTCAACAGCGGAACCACGAAGGCCAAAAATGTCTACATTGATATAGAGTTCTCTGAAGGACTTTCTATATATGAAAATGAAGAAGAACATAGTGAGCCAAAATCTCCTATTCCATTCAACCCATTAGTTCGCGCACAATCCGATTATAGGGAGCAGAATTCGGCACTATCTCGCTTGCACTCTCAGCTTGGTATTGGAAGTACATTCGCTCAACTCTCGAAGATAAACCCAGCATTTAATGCGAAGCTCCTTCGCCCTATAAATCAGAAATGGTGGGCAAAGCTGGATGGGCAAAAAATCACAGTGAAAATTGAAAGTTTGCTCCATACAAGACGAATGATATTTGATGATGAATATATGATAGCTCCTTTGAAGTCAGGGAAGCATACGATTGATATTCGGGTTATATGCGAAGAATATGAGGAGATAGAAACCAAGTGTATTGAATTTGAGGTTTAG
- a CDS encoding homoserine kinase, protein MAVYTVLDREEIEAYIAPFGIGPLVNYKGIAEGITNTNYLITTDQSEFGSELQTEPLHQFVLTLFEAQNLDDLQFYTKLTTLLNLKGLPVPCPERDSDGVSLKYLQGKPALLIPKVPGLHQMQPNPAQCQELGATLANIHRACMDANLQHQGPRSVEWLVAAAAELNPHLEDADQKLLNDEISHFVNLHNSNLNLPRCVIHGDVFRDNALFVGGRLAGIINFFSASDGYLIYDLAVVANDWCSQHDGSLNHDNCDALLAGYEKNRPLSDDEKSVWNDFLRIAAVRFWVTRLLIKLDPGEHHRPGGLMEIKDPQEYKNILMQRLYPSDD, encoded by the coding sequence ATGGCTGTTTACACCGTGCTAGACCGAGAAGAGATAGAGGCCTACATCGCCCCCTTCGGCATAGGCCCGCTAGTGAATTATAAAGGCATAGCCGAGGGTATCACCAACACCAATTATTTAATCACCACCGATCAATCCGAGTTTGGCAGCGAGCTGCAAACCGAACCGCTGCATCAGTTTGTGCTCACCTTATTTGAAGCACAAAACTTAGACGATTTACAATTTTACACCAAGCTCACCACCCTGCTTAACCTCAAAGGCTTACCCGTGCCCTGCCCCGAGCGTGACAGTGACGGCGTGAGCTTAAAATACTTACAAGGTAAACCCGCACTACTCATACCGAAAGTACCGGGGCTACACCAAATGCAACCCAACCCGGCACAATGCCAAGAACTGGGCGCAACCCTAGCCAACATCCATCGCGCCTGTATGGATGCCAATTTACAGCACCAAGGCCCGCGCTCAGTGGAGTGGCTGGTAGCTGCCGCCGCCGAACTCAACCCGCATTTAGAAGACGCCGACCAAAAATTACTCAACGATGAAATTAGCCACTTTGTTAATTTGCACAACAGCAACCTCAACCTACCCCGCTGCGTAATACACGGTGATGTGTTTAGAGATAACGCGTTATTTGTAGGCGGGCGACTAGCGGGCATTATTAATTTTTTTAGTGCCAGCGATGGTTATTTAATATACGACTTGGCGGTGGTAGCCAATGATTGGTGCTCGCAGCATGACGGCAGCTTAAACCACGATAACTGTGACGCCCTACTCGCCGGCTATGAAAAAAATCGCCCGCTCAGCGACGATGAAAAAAGCGTATGGAATGATTTTTTACGTATCGCCGCGGTGCGCTTTTGGGTGACTCGCTTATTAATTAAACTCGACCCCGGCGAGCATCATCGCCCCGGCGGCTTAATGGAAATTAAAGATCCGCAGGAATATAAGAATATTTTGATGCAGCGTCTTTACCCTAGTGATGATTAA
- the polA gene encoding DNA polymerase I, with protein sequence MSQSPTAPLVLVDGSSYLYRAFHAMYKADLRTSKGEPVGAIRGVTSMLRRLVQDYPGSSIVVIFDAKGKTFRDEIYSEYKAQRPPMPDDMRPQIEPIHNIVKAMGMPLLVIEGVEADDVMGTLAQQATDQGIDVVLSTGDKDMAQLVNQHVTLVNTMTETVMDVEGVKEKFGIPPELIIDYLALMGDKVDNIPGVPGVGEKTALALLQGLGSLENIYNNLDKVADLDFRGAKKMHEKLAANRELALLSYELATIKLDVELEQGPQDLVMHPEDREALLALFTELEFKGWMDEYSQPLKEGGGVDSAVAAVAEVDYQTVLTEAQLDEWLARLQAADLFAFDTETTSLNYMEAKLVGVSFAVEVGKAAYVPFGHDYLGVPEQLSQALVLAKLKPLLEDANKAKVGQNLKYDRSVLANHGIKLQGIAFDTMLESYVLNSTASRHNMDDLASFYLDHKTIHFEDIAGKGAKQITFNQIELEQAGPYAAEDADITLRLHQTLWPRLAREPSLKSVFEDIELPLVAVLSDIEMNGALVSRELLGQQSAEISARLTELEREAFELAGEEFNLGSPKQLGRILFEKLAIPVIKKTPKGAPSTAEEVLAELALDYPLPKLLMEHRGLSKLKSTYTDKLPEMINPRTGRIHTSYHQAVTATGRLSSSDPNLQNIPIRSDEGRRVRQAFIAGPGNKIVAADYSQIELRIMAHLSQDKGLLDAFSKGLDVHKATASEVFGVPLEQVSGEQRRSAKAINFGLIYGMSAFGLGKQLNIGRNEAQDYMDAYFAKYPGVLQYMENTREQAAEKGYVETLFGRRLYLPEINASNGMRRQAAERTAINAPMQGTAADIIKKAMVQVQAWLPESGLQARMIMQVHDELVFEVAEGDMAALCDGVVALMAEAAKLDVPLIADVGFGDNWDEAH encoded by the coding sequence ATGTCTCAAAGCCCTACTGCCCCGCTTGTTCTTGTTGATGGCTCCTCTTACTTATATCGCGCCTTTCACGCCATGTATAAAGCCGACTTACGCACCTCTAAAGGTGAGCCTGTAGGGGCCATTAGGGGCGTAACCAGTATGTTGCGCCGGTTAGTACAAGATTACCCCGGTAGCAGCATAGTGGTGATATTTGATGCCAAGGGCAAAACCTTTAGGGACGAGATTTACAGCGAGTACAAAGCGCAGCGCCCCCCCATGCCCGATGACATGCGCCCGCAAATAGAGCCTATTCATAATATTGTAAAAGCCATGGGCATGCCGCTGCTGGTAATAGAAGGGGTAGAAGCCGATGACGTGATGGGCACCCTAGCGCAGCAGGCCACCGATCAGGGTATAGATGTGGTGTTATCCACCGGCGATAAAGATATGGCGCAGCTGGTTAACCAGCATGTCACCCTAGTCAACACCATGACCGAAACCGTGATGGACGTGGAGGGCGTTAAAGAAAAGTTTGGCATACCCCCAGAGCTCATCATCGACTACTTAGCGCTCATGGGCGACAAAGTAGACAACATCCCCGGCGTACCCGGCGTGGGCGAAAAAACCGCCTTGGCCTTATTACAGGGCTTGGGCAGCCTAGAGAACATCTACAACAACCTCGATAAAGTGGCAGATTTAGACTTTCGCGGCGCTAAAAAAATGCACGAAAAGCTAGCGGCCAACCGCGAGCTGGCGTTGTTATCCTATGAGTTGGCCACCATTAAGCTAGATGTAGAGCTAGAGCAGGGCCCGCAAGATTTAGTGATGCACCCAGAAGACCGCGAGGCCTTACTGGCCCTGTTTACCGAGCTAGAATTTAAAGGCTGGATGGATGAATACAGCCAACCTCTCAAAGAGGGCGGCGGTGTCGATAGCGCGGTAGCGGCGGTGGCCGAAGTGGATTACCAAACCGTGCTCACCGAGGCGCAGCTGGATGAGTGGCTGGCCCGCTTACAGGCCGCCGACTTATTCGCCTTTGATACCGAAACCACCAGCCTCAATTATATGGAGGCCAAGCTAGTAGGGGTGAGCTTTGCGGTAGAAGTAGGCAAGGCCGCCTACGTACCCTTTGGCCACGACTACTTAGGCGTGCCCGAGCAGCTTAGCCAAGCGTTAGTGCTGGCCAAGCTCAAGCCGCTATTAGAAGACGCCAATAAGGCCAAAGTAGGGCAAAACCTAAAATACGATAGGTCGGTATTGGCCAACCACGGCATTAAGCTACAGGGCATAGCCTTTGACACCATGCTGGAATCCTATGTGCTTAACTCCACCGCCAGCCGCCACAATATGGACGACCTGGCCTCGTTTTATCTAGACCACAAAACCATACACTTTGAAGACATAGCCGGTAAGGGCGCCAAGCAAATTACCTTTAACCAAATAGAGTTAGAGCAAGCCGGGCCCTACGCCGCCGAAGATGCCGACATTACCCTGCGCCTGCACCAAACCCTGTGGCCACGGCTAGCGCGCGAGCCCAGCCTAAAATCGGTATTCGAAGACATAGAGCTGCCCCTAGTAGCGGTGCTATCCGATATAGAAATGAACGGCGCCCTAGTCAGCCGCGAGCTACTGGGCCAACAAAGCGCAGAGATTAGCGCCCGCCTCACCGAACTAGAGCGCGAAGCCTTTGAGTTAGCCGGTGAAGAATTTAACCTAGGCTCGCCTAAACAACTGGGCCGCATCTTATTTGAAAAGCTAGCCATACCCGTTATTAAAAAAACCCCCAAAGGCGCGCCCTCTACCGCCGAGGAAGTGCTGGCCGAGTTGGCCTTAGATTACCCGCTGCCCAAGTTATTAATGGAGCACCGCGGCCTAAGCAAACTCAAGTCCACCTACACCGATAAACTACCGGAGATGATCAACCCACGCACCGGCCGCATACACACCTCCTACCATCAGGCAGTAACCGCCACCGGCCGTTTATCCTCATCTGACCCCAACCTACAAAACATCCCCATACGCAGCGACGAAGGCCGCCGCGTTAGGCAGGCCTTTATCGCCGGGCCGGGCAATAAAATAGTCGCCGCCGATTACTCGCAAATAGAGCTGCGCATTATGGCCCACCTCTCGCAAGATAAAGGCTTGCTAGACGCGTTTTCAAAAGGTTTGGATGTGCACAAAGCCACCGCATCAGAAGTGTTTGGCGTGCCACTAGAGCAAGTGTCGGGCGAGCAACGCCGCAGCGCTAAGGCGATAAACTTTGGTTTAATTTACGGCATGTCGGCCTTTGGCTTAGGTAAGCAACTCAACATAGGCCGCAACGAAGCGCAGGACTATATGGATGCCTACTTCGCCAAATACCCCGGCGTGTTGCAGTACATGGAAAACACCCGCGAGCAGGCCGCCGAAAAAGGCTATGTAGAAACCCTATTCGGCAGGCGTTTATATTTACCCGAAATCAACGCCTCCAACGGCATGCGCCGCCAAGCCGCCGAACGCACCGCCATCAACGCCCCCATGCAAGGCACCGCCGCCGACATCATCAAAAAAGCCATGGTGCAAGTGCAAGCCTGGTTACCCGAGTCGGGCTTACAAGCCCGCATGATTATGCAAGTACACGATGAATTAGTGTTTGAAGTTGCCGAAGGTGATATGGCTGCGCTGTGTGATGGTGTGGTGGCGCTTATGGCTGAGGCGGCTAAATTAGATGTGCCGCTGATTGCGGATGTGGGGTTTGGGGATAATTGGGATGAGGCGCATTAA
- a CDS encoding GNAT family N-acetyltransferase — MELPKIETKRLLLREIAESDLDHIYAIYSNPSVIRYTGDTLWTEKEEAVEFIEGAHEGLEEESLFGWCVELKETKRVIGTCALFDCELEKRVAEISYEILPDYWRQGLTSELLPPLIEFGFKALDLNRINAFADSRNTASIKLLTSNHFKNEGLMRESWIDSDGCPVDEHVMGLLQREWLA, encoded by the coding sequence ATGGAATTACCAAAAATTGAAACAAAACGATTACTTTTGAGAGAGATTGCTGAATCTGATTTAGATCACATATATGCCATTTACTCAAACCCTAGTGTCATTCGATATACTGGCGATACCCTTTGGACTGAAAAGGAAGAAGCAGTAGAATTTATTGAGGGGGCACATGAGGGCTTAGAAGAGGAGTCATTATTTGGTTGGTGTGTAGAACTTAAGGAAACTAAGCGAGTAATTGGCACCTGTGCCCTGTTTGACTGTGAACTCGAAAAAAGGGTGGCAGAAATATCTTATGAAATCCTTCCAGATTACTGGCGACAAGGTTTAACAAGTGAGCTTCTCCCTCCATTAATTGAATTTGGGTTTAAAGCACTGGATCTTAATCGAATAAATGCGTTTGCCGATTCTAGAAATACAGCTTCAATAAAACTGCTTACTAGTAATCACTTTAAGAACGAAGGGTTAATGAGAGAAAGTTGGATTGACAGTGATGGCTGCCCAGTCGATGAGCATGTAATGGGTTTGTTGCAACGAGAATGGTTAGCGTGA